Proteins encoded in a region of the Flammeovirga yaeyamensis genome:
- the recQ gene encoding DNA helicase RecQ — MTSTKVQFALKDKLKEVFGYNQFRGNQEVIITHILERKNTFVIMPTGAGKSLCYQLPALMQEGTAIVISPLIALMKNQVDQLQALGVNASFLNSTLSKSEANKVKKETLEGKTKLLYVAPESLTKEANIELLQKSNISFIAIDEAHCISEWGHDFRPEYRRIKQIIEAIGDLPIIALTATATPKVRADIQKNLKMEDANIFLSSFHRDNLYYEVHPKKDPKVQLIKFIRQHQNKSGIVYCLSRKKVEEVAEFLRINGINAQPYHAGMESGTRMANQDAFLNEDCDVIVATIAFGMGIDKPDVRFVVHYDAPKSLEGYYQETGRAGRDGLESYCMMLYSPEDVAKLEKFHKDKSVTERENVHILLQEISYYANSSVCRTRQLLHYFGEKVDHNCGHCDNCKTKHTRFNAKDKILLALEATFETEERFGINHICDVITATPSDYVDSYHHNELNCYGKGKDEDNQYWESIIRQSMIHGFLTKDVDNVTIIKVTEKGKEFQKTPFDIEFTQDYQWPSELEALNEETVVTNAFDKELFDILKAKRKKLAHQKGIPPYAIFQEPSLEEMATTYPTNTEELMQINGVGAGKAKKFGKPFVDIIADYVEQNEITTAKDVVVKSTVNKSKSKITIIQHIDRKQDIEDIAETLKISFDDVLDEIENICDSGTKLNLDYYIETIMDEDRIDEIYDYFMNADSDSLDDAFDELDEEIGEDEIRLVRVKFLSEVAN, encoded by the coding sequence ATGACAAGTACTAAGGTACAATTTGCATTAAAAGACAAACTAAAAGAGGTATTTGGATATAATCAGTTTAGGGGCAACCAAGAAGTGATTATTACTCATATTCTTGAAAGAAAAAATACGTTTGTCATCATGCCAACAGGAGCGGGAAAATCTCTATGCTATCAGCTTCCCGCCTTAATGCAGGAAGGAACAGCTATTGTAATTTCTCCTTTAATTGCATTGATGAAAAACCAAGTCGACCAATTACAGGCCCTTGGGGTGAATGCTAGTTTTCTAAATTCTACGCTTTCTAAAAGTGAAGCGAATAAAGTAAAAAAGGAAACTCTTGAAGGTAAAACCAAGCTACTTTATGTGGCACCAGAATCATTAACTAAAGAAGCAAACATCGAATTACTTCAGAAATCGAATATATCCTTTATCGCTATTGATGAGGCCCACTGTATTTCTGAATGGGGACACGATTTCCGTCCTGAATATAGGAGAATTAAGCAGATTATAGAAGCTATTGGAGATCTACCAATTATTGCCTTAACAGCAACAGCGACTCCTAAAGTAAGAGCTGATATACAGAAAAACTTAAAGATGGAAGATGCGAATATATTCTTGTCTTCTTTCCATAGAGATAATCTGTATTATGAAGTTCATCCTAAAAAAGATCCAAAAGTACAGCTGATTAAATTTATTCGTCAGCATCAAAATAAATCGGGTATTGTATACTGCCTTAGCCGTAAAAAAGTAGAGGAAGTAGCCGAGTTTTTACGTATCAATGGTATCAATGCACAACCTTATCATGCTGGAATGGAATCGGGCACTCGTATGGCCAATCAAGATGCCTTCCTTAATGAGGATTGTGATGTTATTGTAGCCACTATTGCTTTTGGTATGGGTATCGATAAGCCTGATGTGCGTTTTGTTGTGCACTATGATGCACCAAAATCATTAGAGGGTTATTATCAAGAAACTGGCCGTGCTGGACGTGATGGTCTTGAATCTTACTGTATGATGCTTTACAGTCCTGAGGATGTTGCAAAACTAGAAAAATTCCACAAGGACAAATCAGTAACAGAAAGAGAAAATGTACACATACTACTACAGGAAATAAGCTATTATGCGAATTCTTCTGTTTGTAGAACTCGACAACTACTCCATTACTTTGGAGAAAAAGTAGATCACAATTGTGGACATTGCGACAACTGTAAAACAAAGCACACACGTTTTAATGCGAAAGATAAAATTCTACTTGCTTTAGAAGCTACATTTGAAACAGAAGAGAGATTTGGCATCAATCACATTTGCGATGTGATTACGGCTACTCCTTCCGACTATGTAGATAGCTATCACCATAATGAGTTAAACTGTTATGGTAAAGGTAAGGATGAAGACAATCAATATTGGGAGTCCATTATCAGACAATCCATGATTCATGGATTCTTGACTAAAGATGTGGATAACGTCACGATCATCAAAGTGACAGAAAAGGGAAAAGAATTCCAAAAAACACCTTTTGATATCGAATTCACACAAGATTACCAATGGCCAAGTGAATTAGAAGCACTCAACGAAGAAACTGTTGTCACCAATGCTTTTGATAAAGAGCTTTTTGATATTCTAAAAGCAAAAAGAAAGAAACTTGCCCATCAAAAAGGTATTCCACCATATGCGATCTTCCAAGAACCTTCTCTAGAAGAAATGGCCACAACCTACCCTACCAATACCGAAGAATTAATGCAAATTAATGGCGTTGGTGCAGGTAAAGCCAAAAAGTTCGGGAAACCATTTGTCGATATCATTGCTGATTATGTTGAACAAAATGAAATCACTACAGCTAAAGATGTAGTAGTGAAATCAACCGTCAATAAATCGAAGTCAAAAATCACTATCATTCAACATATTGATAGAAAACAAGATATTGAAGATATTGCCGAGACACTCAAAATATCTTTTGATGATGTTTTGGATGAAATCGAAAATATCTGTGACTCCGGCACCAAACTTAATCTTGATTATTACATTGAAACTATCATGGACGAAGACCGTATTGACGAAATCTATGATTATTTCATGAATGCTGACTCCGATTCTTTAGACGATGCGTTTGATGAACTTGATGAAGAAATTGGTGAGGATGAGATTCGTTTGGTGAGAGTGAAGTTCTTGTCTGAGGTGGCGAATTAG
- a CDS encoding response regulator produces the protein MKKILLIEDNPEMRENTSEILELSNYEVITAENGKLGVEKARANNPDLIICDIMMPELDGYGVLFALSKDPNTASIPFIFLTAKAEKSDFRKGMSHGADDYISKPFDDVELLDAIESRLKKSDTVKKRYEQSADGFDTFISDARGMNNLEKLSENRKSRAYKKKSVLFYEGDHPNALLQVVSGKVKTYKTNEDGKEYITGIHGAGDFLGYVALLKDVPYPESAMVLEECEITMIPKEDFFSLIHNNRDVSHSFIKLLTKEVIEQEEKLLKLAYGSVRQRVAEVLLQLDKRYQQGPNERMSITRDDLAKIVGTAKETLIRTLSDFKDERLIEIKDKNITIIDLAKLERLSN, from the coding sequence ATGAAAAAGATACTTCTGATCGAAGACAATCCTGAGATGAGAGAGAATACCTCAGAAATCTTAGAATTATCAAATTACGAAGTTATTACAGCTGAAAACGGGAAGCTTGGTGTAGAAAAGGCTAGAGCAAACAATCCTGACTTAATCATTTGTGATATCATGATGCCTGAACTTGACGGTTACGGTGTTTTGTTTGCTTTAAGTAAAGACCCTAATACTGCTAGTATTCCGTTTATTTTCTTAACTGCAAAGGCAGAAAAATCAGACTTCAGAAAAGGAATGAGTCACGGTGCCGATGATTACATTTCTAAACCATTTGATGATGTTGAACTTCTAGACGCTATTGAAAGTCGCTTGAAAAAAAGTGATACTGTAAAAAAACGCTACGAGCAATCTGCCGATGGGTTTGATACATTCATTAGTGATGCAAGAGGAATGAATAACTTGGAAAAGTTGTCAGAAAATAGAAAATCTCGTGCTTACAAAAAGAAAAGTGTTCTTTTCTACGAAGGTGATCATCCAAATGCTTTACTTCAAGTTGTCAGCGGAAAAGTAAAAACATATAAAACTAACGAGGACGGTAAAGAATACATCACTGGTATTCATGGTGCTGGCGATTTCTTAGGCTATGTAGCCTTATTGAAAGACGTACCTTACCCTGAATCGGCAATGGTATTGGAAGAATGTGAAATTACTATGATTCCTAAAGAAGATTTCTTCTCATTGATTCATAATAATAGAGACGTTTCTCACTCTTTCATCAAGTTATTAACAAAAGAGGTAATCGAGCAAGAAGAGAAGTTATTGAAACTTGCTTATGGTTCTGTAAGACAACGTGTGGCAGAGGTATTACTTCAATTAGATAAGAGATATCAGCAAGGACCAAACGAAAGAATGTCGATCACTAGAGATGATTTGGCTAAAATCGTTGGTACAGCTAAAGAAACACTTATCCGTACGCTTTCTGACTTTAAAGATGAGCGTTTAATTGAAATCAAGGATAAGAATATTACTATAATTGACTTAGCAAAATTAGAGCGTTTGAGTAACTAA
- a CDS encoding sensor histidine kinase has product MPFSNILEQPSATIKVLLIDDDEDDYIITEDILEEIPFRNYSLEWEPNYDKALEKVMSGDYDVYIVDYLLGAKSGLDLIIESLDRTGRHLPFILLTGQGDVKVDEQAMTAGASDYLVKGKMTYQQLERAIRHSILHSSNINHIKELNEQLEQRVQDRTRQLDKAIKTLQRSNEDLELQINERKKAEEELVRSQAIYKVIAHNFPYGIVAVLDENLHYIFADGKGFKDLELDSKKIIGARFFEFLSRNDPAMADVYTQKFELTKQVIDSGEEIIFEFDYKDIKYSVIIVPIKNSRQQTKQLLVVMLNITQQRKAEKEILKSLKKERQLNELKSRFVSMASHEFRTPLSTILSSVSLISRYTSLEQAEKREKHIKRIKSSVNNLTQILNDFLSISKLEEGKAKVHISTIQIYDFIENICDEMIPVKKQGQKIIISHNGEEKIKSDPQILKNIIINLLSNAIKYSRIGDRIWVDSEVNEETFSISIRDEGMGIPEKEQVHLFDRFFRAENAINIQGTGLGLNIVSKYLEMLKGAIDFVSKEEQGTTFTVTIPKN; this is encoded by the coding sequence ATGCCCTTCTCTAATATATTAGAACAACCAAGTGCTACCATAAAAGTACTTTTAATCGATGATGATGAAGACGACTACATCATTACCGAAGATATTTTAGAAGAAATACCCTTTCGTAATTATTCATTAGAATGGGAGCCTAATTATGACAAGGCACTTGAAAAAGTGATGAGTGGTGATTATGATGTTTATATAGTCGATTACCTTCTTGGAGCTAAAAGTGGTCTTGATTTAATTATCGAATCACTTGATAGAACCGGAAGACATCTACCTTTTATTCTACTTACAGGACAAGGTGATGTAAAAGTCGATGAACAAGCGATGACTGCCGGTGCATCTGATTATTTGGTAAAAGGAAAAATGACTTATCAACAACTTGAAAGAGCGATAAGACATAGTATTCTACATAGTTCGAACATCAACCATATTAAAGAACTAAACGAACAATTAGAACAACGTGTTCAAGACAGAACAAGACAGCTGGATAAAGCTATTAAAACTTTACAACGTTCTAACGAGGATCTTGAACTCCAAATAAATGAGAGAAAAAAAGCGGAAGAGGAACTCGTAAGGAGTCAGGCGATCTATAAAGTAATTGCCCACAACTTCCCTTATGGTATTGTTGCTGTACTCGACGAAAATTTACATTATATATTTGCAGACGGTAAAGGTTTTAAAGACCTTGAACTTGACTCTAAAAAAATAATTGGAGCTCGTTTCTTTGAATTTTTATCAAGAAATGACCCTGCAATGGCTGATGTTTATACTCAAAAATTTGAGCTCACAAAACAGGTCATTGATTCTGGCGAGGAAATAATATTTGAGTTTGATTACAAGGACATCAAGTACTCTGTGATTATTGTCCCTATTAAGAATAGTCGACAGCAAACCAAACAACTTTTAGTGGTAATGTTGAACATTACCCAGCAAAGAAAAGCAGAAAAAGAAATCCTAAAATCACTCAAAAAAGAAAGACAACTAAACGAGTTAAAAAGTCGATTTGTTTCTATGGCTTCTCATGAATTTAGAACGCCTCTTAGCACGATATTATCCTCTGTTTCTTTGATTTCTAGATACACATCTCTAGAACAAGCCGAAAAAAGGGAAAAACATATTAAAAGAATCAAATCTTCCGTTAACAATCTTACACAAATTTTGAATGATTTCCTTTCTATTAGTAAATTGGAGGAAGGAAAGGCAAAAGTGCATATTTCCACTATTCAGATTTACGATTTTATAGAAAATATCTGTGATGAAATGATTCCTGTAAAGAAGCAGGGACAAAAAATTATCATTTCTCATAATGGAGAGGAAAAGATTAAATCTGATCCTCAGATTTTAAAAAACATCATCATCAATTTACTATCAAATGCTATAAAATATTCGAGGATTGGTGATCGTATTTGGGTAGATTCTGAAGTAAACGAAGAAACATTTTCTATTAGCATAAGAGATGAAGGAATGGGTATTCCTGAAAAGGAACAAGTTCACCTATTCGACCGATTCTTCCGTGCTGAGAATGCTATAAATATACAGGGTACTGGACTAGGACTAAACATTGTTAGTAAGTACCTTGAGATGTTAAAAGGTGCGATTGACTTTGTTTCGAAAGAGGAACAGGGCACAACATTTACTGTAACAATACCGAAAAATTAG
- a CDS encoding response regulator, translated as MNNYLTPMNIICAEDDPDDRMMTQEAFDECELKGDLTFVENGEELMSYLNRNKQFQELENQCLPDLILLDLNMPKKDGKDCISEIKKDPTLKKIPIVVLTTSNDEDDILKTYNLGVSSYITKPVQFDAMVDIFKTIHQYWFNTVRLPKN; from the coding sequence ATGAACAATTATCTAACGCCCATGAATATTATTTGTGCTGAAGACGATCCTGATGATCGTATGATGACACAAGAAGCTTTTGATGAATGTGAATTAAAAGGTGATCTTACTTTTGTCGAAAATGGAGAGGAATTAATGAGTTATTTAAATCGGAATAAACAATTTCAAGAACTTGAAAACCAATGTTTACCTGATTTAATTTTACTTGACCTCAACATGCCTAAAAAAGATGGCAAAGACTGCATTAGTGAGATCAAAAAAGACCCAACATTAAAAAAAATCCCAATAGTGGTTTTAACAACTTCAAACGATGAGGATGATATCCTAAAAACTTATAACTTAGGGGTTAGTTCGTATATTACTAAACCGGTACAGTTTGATGCCATGGTGGATATCTTTAAAACCATTCATCAATATTGGTTCAACACTGTCCGTTTACCAAAAAATTAA
- a CDS encoding PAS domain-containing sensor histidine kinase, whose protein sequence is MKKLTNNAPFFLKEGDPLSALFTAASEGIVIINRKGIIIGVNPMAEKTFGYGQNELIDQPIETLVPDSLKKTHVSFRNSSFEQPKMRTKGDGKEFQAQKKDGSTFIVEISISPLEIEGEHYYTAFVNDITKRKIAEKEVIEQRQLLEYYADYAPAAIAMLDLELKYLVASARWKKTILDSRQDLSDVIGHSITEDYYFKEDWKNIFQNVLLGQKTGIQLDHIQKFNGDTVCIEWEAHPWYNNDREISGIIIFAEDVTTRIENENKVQQYLQELISKNRELEDFAYVSSHDLQEPLRKIRAFGDRLQKKEKENLSDKGKDYIDRMLSSAERMQQLISDLLRFSRISSKAKPFGEIDLNKILEDVLSDLEISITDSNAEINLPDLPTIKGDETQLRQLFQNLISNAIKFKQDDLDPVVKITFKEDENQPNFIYISVEDNGIGFDQKYSDRIFQIFQRLEGRKYNGSGIGLAICKKIAQRHGGDITAESVINKGTVFTISMQTNIENGTY, encoded by the coding sequence ATGAAAAAATTAACCAATAACGCTCCATTTTTCCTAAAAGAAGGAGACCCGTTATCCGCTTTATTTACAGCCGCATCCGAAGGAATTGTAATTATCAACAGAAAAGGAATCATTATAGGTGTGAACCCGATGGCCGAAAAAACATTTGGTTATGGCCAAAACGAACTCATCGATCAACCTATAGAAACACTCGTTCCTGATAGCTTAAAAAAAACACACGTATCGTTTAGAAACAGCTCTTTTGAACAACCTAAAATGCGTACTAAAGGTGATGGAAAAGAATTTCAGGCTCAGAAAAAAGACGGGTCTACTTTTATTGTAGAGATATCGATTAGTCCTCTAGAAATTGAAGGAGAACATTATTATACGGCCTTTGTAAATGATATTACAAAGAGAAAAATTGCAGAAAAAGAAGTCATCGAACAGCGTCAACTTTTGGAATATTATGCTGATTATGCTCCAGCTGCCATTGCTATGTTGGATTTAGAATTAAAATATCTAGTAGCAAGTGCTCGTTGGAAAAAAACAATTTTAGATTCTAGACAAGATTTGTCTGATGTAATAGGCCATAGTATTACGGAAGACTATTACTTTAAGGAAGATTGGAAAAATATTTTCCAAAATGTTTTATTGGGTCAAAAAACAGGCATCCAACTCGATCATATTCAAAAATTCAATGGGGATACGGTTTGTATTGAATGGGAAGCCCACCCTTGGTACAACAACGACAGAGAAATTAGTGGAATCATCATTTTTGCAGAGGATGTAACTACTCGAATTGAAAACGAGAATAAAGTACAGCAATATCTACAAGAATTGATTTCTAAAAATAGAGAATTGGAAGACTTTGCTTATGTGAGTTCACATGACTTACAGGAGCCTTTAAGAAAAATTCGTGCTTTTGGGGATCGACTTCAAAAGAAAGAAAAAGAAAATCTTTCTGATAAAGGAAAAGATTACATCGATAGAATGTTGAGCTCTGCGGAAAGAATGCAACAATTAATTTCTGATTTATTACGCTTCTCGAGGATATCATCAAAGGCTAAACCGTTTGGAGAAATTGACTTGAATAAGATCCTGGAGGACGTTTTATCTGACTTGGAAATATCAATTACTGATTCGAATGCAGAAATTAACCTTCCTGATTTACCAACAATAAAAGGGGACGAAACTCAGCTGAGACAACTGTTTCAAAATTTAATTTCAAATGCCATCAAATTTAAACAAGATGATCTTGACCCGGTTGTGAAAATCACGTTTAAAGAAGATGAAAATCAACCTAACTTTATTTATATTTCGGTAGAAGATAATGGAATCGGATTCGATCAAAAATACAGTGATAGAATATTTCAGATTTTTCAACGACTAGAAGGTAGAAAATACAATGGTTCTGGAATTGGTCTTGCGATCTGTAAAAAAATTGCTCAACGACATGGAGGGGATATTACAGCAGAAAGTGTGATTAATAAAGGGACGGTATTTACTATTAGTATGCAAACAAATATTGAGAACGGAACTTACTAA
- the miaA gene encoding tRNA (adenosine(37)-N6)-dimethylallyltransferase MiaA gives MKEDKKVLIVVVGPTAVGKTDFCVKLAQELKTEVVYADSRQFFKEMQIGTARPTEEEMQDIPHHFVGHLSINQEYSFGHYEKDTLALLEDLFQKHQTVILSGGSGMYVDAVCKGIDPMPTSQPEIRNKLNQQFKDEGIQPLLDQLKIKDPEYYEVVDRANTQRVIRALEVIEITGKTYTSQRNKASVQRPFDIITIGLDRDRQELYDRINFRMDLMLKNGLVEEVERLKEYKTHNALQTVGYKEIFDFWDQKHDWKETVELLKRNSRRYAKKQLSWFRRNPNTHWAHPDQLKEVIEYLNEKINQ, from the coding sequence ATGAAAGAAGATAAAAAAGTATTAATTGTGGTGGTTGGGCCAACAGCAGTTGGTAAGACAGATTTTTGTGTAAAATTAGCACAAGAATTAAAAACAGAAGTGGTGTATGCCGATTCCCGTCAATTTTTCAAAGAAATGCAAATTGGTACTGCTCGACCAACAGAAGAGGAAATGCAAGACATTCCCCATCATTTTGTTGGGCATCTAAGTATCAATCAAGAATATAGTTTCGGACATTATGAAAAAGATACACTTGCTTTATTAGAGGATCTTTTTCAAAAACATCAAACAGTCATTCTTTCCGGAGGATCGGGCATGTATGTGGATGCTGTATGCAAAGGGATCGACCCAATGCCTACGTCTCAACCCGAAATTCGAAATAAGCTTAATCAACAATTCAAAGACGAAGGTATTCAACCTTTGCTCGATCAATTAAAAATCAAAGATCCTGAATATTATGAAGTGGTCGATAGAGCAAATACACAGCGTGTGATTAGAGCTCTAGAGGTCATTGAAATTACAGGTAAAACCTATACAAGTCAAAGAAACAAAGCTTCAGTACAACGACCTTTTGATATTATCACTATTGGATTAGACAGAGACCGACAAGAATTGTATGATAGAATCAATTTTAGAATGGATTTGATGCTAAAAAATGGTTTGGTCGAAGAAGTTGAACGACTTAAAGAATACAAAACACACAACGCCTTACAGACTGTAGGGTACAAAGAAATTTTTGATTTTTGGGATCAAAAACACGATTGGAAAGAAACGGTTGAACTACTTAAAAGAAATAGCAGAAGATATGCTAAGAAACAGTTAAGTTGGTTCCGAAGAAACCCTAACACCCATTGGGCACACCCAGATCAATTAAAAGAAGTAATAGAGTACTTGAATGAAAAAATTAACCAATAA
- a CDS encoding thymidine kinase: MFVEPRFNDRSDEKAIGWIEVVCGSMFSGKTEELIRRVNRATIAKQTVHIFKPAVDTRYHEENVVSHNSNSIISTPVKTAGEITQYVGKNEVIAIDEAQFFDQTLVDVCVDLANKGHRIIVCGLDMDFQGNPFEPMPQLMAIAEYVTKLHAICVKCGEPALYSYRLSASKDQVLLGETDSYEARCRKCYQKGMSDRSSDS; encoded by the coding sequence ATGTTTGTAGAACCTAGATTTAACGACCGATCAGACGAGAAGGCAATTGGCTGGATAGAAGTAGTGTGTGGCTCCATGTTTTCAGGTAAAACTGAAGAACTTATTAGAAGAGTAAATAGAGCAACAATTGCAAAACAAACAGTACATATTTTTAAACCTGCTGTGGATACAAGATATCACGAAGAAAACGTAGTATCTCATAATTCTAACTCAATTATTTCTACTCCAGTGAAAACTGCAGGGGAGATTACACAATATGTTGGCAAAAATGAAGTTATAGCTATTGACGAAGCACAGTTTTTTGATCAGACTTTAGTCGATGTTTGTGTTGACTTAGCCAACAAAGGGCATCGTATTATTGTATGTGGTTTAGACATGGATTTTCAAGGGAATCCGTTCGAACCTATGCCACAATTAATGGCAATTGCTGAATATGTTACAAAGTTGCACGCTATTTGTGTGAAATGTGGTGAACCGGCATTATATTCCTACCGATTATCTGCATCAAAGGATCAGGTTCTTCTAGGAGAAACAGATTCCTATGAAGCAAGATGTAGAAAATGCTATCAAAAAGGAATGAGTGACCGTAGTTCAGATTCTTGA